Proteins found in one Tsukamurella paurometabola DSM 20162 genomic segment:
- a CDS encoding dihydrofolate reductase family protein translates to MTAYSYYTASTLDGFLADEHDSLDWLLSQPIDDGGPMNIEEYMTAVGAIVMGYTTYQWVVDHETGSGAEWPYAQYPTFVFTHRDIEPVHETVTVVSGEPAAQRSRLERVAGEKGVWVVGGGDLAAQFAEAGMLDEVVISYAPATVGSGRPLFPRAFDFELVEWARNRAFLCGRYRVIGSRT, encoded by the coding sequence ATGACCGCGTACTCGTACTACACCGCCTCGACCCTCGACGGCTTCCTCGCCGACGAGCACGACAGTCTGGATTGGCTGCTCAGCCAGCCCATCGACGACGGCGGGCCGATGAACATCGAGGAGTACATGACCGCGGTGGGCGCGATCGTCATGGGCTACACCACGTACCAGTGGGTGGTGGACCATGAGACCGGTTCCGGTGCCGAGTGGCCGTACGCGCAGTATCCGACATTCGTCTTCACGCACCGTGACATCGAGCCGGTCCACGAGACGGTGACCGTCGTCTCGGGAGAGCCCGCGGCGCAACGCTCACGTCTCGAACGGGTCGCGGGAGAGAAGGGCGTGTGGGTGGTCGGTGGCGGAGACCTCGCCGCGCAGTTCGCCGAAGCGGGCATGCTCGACGAGGTGGTGATCAGTTACGCACCCGCCACCGTCGGGTCGGGACGGCCGTTGTTCCCGCGCGCCTTCGACTTCGAGCTCGTCGAGTGGGCGCGCAATAGGGCCTTCCTCTGCGGTCGTTACCGTGTGATCGGCAGCCGCACATGA
- a CDS encoding helix-turn-helix transcriptional regulator encodes MSEAADPLRRLLEAVLAEPHQRLDAMAEGAHSSLHHFARQVRAGAGESPIALRRRVLLERAAWQLQRGSTVTDAAFAAGYESVEGFIRAFARAYGHSPSQLPATVGHWLPSPNGLHFHSPTVLYVADGHEESTGDVLALQVQHDAADTGALLAAVGGLSAEEYRKVRLPGSSPRHWDGPDESLAQVMWHLVHSAEPWLATVAGDPEPRRDPDDDPDVLRAQHELISPRWLGLIRDIERRGAWGDRVIDALCDPPESFLLSQIVVHELTFSTHRRLLARWMLADAGVGLDTPELDPDPIIWHRRVTGGIA; translated from the coding sequence ATGTCCGAAGCCGCCGATCCGCTGCGCCGTCTCCTCGAGGCCGTACTCGCCGAGCCGCACCAGCGTCTCGATGCCATGGCCGAGGGGGCGCACAGCTCGCTGCATCACTTCGCCCGGCAGGTGCGCGCCGGTGCGGGTGAATCGCCCATCGCGCTGCGCCGGCGCGTGTTGCTCGAACGCGCCGCCTGGCAACTGCAACGCGGTTCGACAGTGACCGACGCCGCCTTCGCCGCGGGATACGAATCCGTCGAGGGGTTCATCCGGGCCTTCGCCCGCGCCTACGGGCACTCGCCATCGCAGCTTCCGGCCACCGTCGGACACTGGTTACCGTCACCGAACGGCCTGCACTTCCACTCGCCGACGGTGCTCTATGTCGCGGACGGGCACGAAGAATCCACGGGTGACGTGCTGGCGCTGCAGGTGCAGCACGACGCGGCCGATACCGGCGCGCTCCTGGCGGCTGTCGGTGGACTCTCGGCGGAGGAGTACCGCAAGGTCCGGCTCCCCGGATCGTCACCGCGGCATTGGGACGGTCCGGACGAGTCCCTCGCTCAGGTGATGTGGCACCTCGTGCACAGCGCCGAGCCGTGGCTCGCCACCGTGGCGGGCGATCCCGAACCCCGGCGTGATCCCGACGACGATCCCGATGTCCTTCGCGCCCAGCACGAGCTCATCTCGCCGCGGTGGCTGGGGCTCATTCGCGATATCGAGCGGCGTGGTGCGTGGGGTGATCGCGTGATCGACGCGCTGTGCGATCCGCCCGAATCCTTCCTGCTCTCGCAGATCGTGGTGCACGAGCTGACCTTCTCGACGCATCGTCGGTTGCTCGCACGCTGGATGCTGGCCGACGCCGGCGTCGGCCTCGACACTCCCGAACTGGACCCCGACCCCATCATCTGGCACCGCCGCGTCACCGGAGGAATCGCATGA